A genomic window from Planctomycetota bacterium includes:
- a CDS encoding VOC family protein has product MACEFVWADLSTHDQRSAERFYKQVFGWTFHDLGDGYRVGERDGLWTAGLYPMPDKFRKIGMPTFWMSYIRVPQLEPVVESAKAHGGKVEVNPMPATGGGRVALIRDPAGAGFTCYEGDELVSTNTATPGLRHRHVLHVSSLEAVAEFYNRLFDWTLRPHAHPGRHDLVTPDDQIVAAVQVTPNELKGNFEYWGVYFAVDDIEQASTQLTAAGAEIVETQSINGTPELLAYDTQGAAFYITPPGA; this is encoded by the coding sequence ATGGCATGCGAGTTCGTATGGGCAGACCTTTCGACCCACGACCAACGATCGGCCGAACGTTTCTACAAGCAAGTCTTCGGCTGGACCTTTCACGACCTCGGCGATGGGTACCGCGTCGGTGAACGCGATGGCCTATGGACGGCCGGGCTCTATCCGATGCCGGACAAGTTTCGCAAGATCGGCATGCCGACTTTCTGGATGTCATACATTCGCGTCCCTCAACTCGAGCCCGTCGTGGAGTCGGCGAAAGCCCACGGCGGCAAGGTCGAGGTCAACCCCATGCCCGCCACCGGCGGCGGACGCGTCGCACTCATCCGCGACCCGGCCGGTGCCGGCTTCACCTGCTACGAAGGCGACGAACTCGTCAGCACCAACACCGCCACGCCGGGCCTGCGCCACCGCCACGTCCTGCACGTTTCCTCGCTCGAAGCCGTCGCCGAGTTTTACAACCGCCTCTTCGACTGGACCCTGCGCCCCCACGCCCACCCCGGCCGCCACGACCTCGTCACCCCCGACGATCAAATCGTCGCCGCCGTGCAGGTCACGCCCAACGAACTCAAAGGCAACTTCGAATACTGGGGTGTTTACTTCGCCGTTGATGACATCGAACAAGCCAGCACCCAACTCACGGCCGCCGGCGCCGAGATCGTCGAAACCCAATCCATCAACGGCACCCCCGAACTACTCGCCTACGACACCCAAGGCGCAGCCTTCTACATCACACCGCCGGGAGCGTGA